In Deinococcus misasensis DSM 22328, a single window of DNA contains:
- a CDS encoding Ig-like domain-containing protein — MNHPARPSTFKHFRSVSLLLLTLGLAACSQSELQSQVPSAVLNKQATGLTAMFSTSSTWDGGFNGLITLTNNTTSAVSTWTLNFKFNGNAGLSGTPWGAGGNAVKNADGSYTITPNSWGGNNIPAGGSVTVSYSGTGTFSGVTACTINNQSCSGGTVTDTTAPTASLTASPSTLTAAGSVTLNATATDNVGVTKVEFYRNGTLINTDTTAPYSHADAFSSSAQNGSYSYTAKSYDAAGNTKTSAAVTATVNIPGSGDTTAPTVSATVSPASLTAAGSVKVTANATDNVGVTKVEFYKGTTLVGTDTTAPYEYSESFSSSAQNGSYSYTAKAFDAAGNNATSAATTVTVNLPTGPVAGTEYAPYFYTWGWGNTTDYLFGSLADMKTKTGLNGATLAFVIAPYGSCSITTDGSVNRIEGDMKNDIAAFKASGGQLKVSFGGANGTYLESDVACKTVDQLYAALKGFVDRTGLTDLDFDVEQAAEMTDAINSKRAQALARLQASNPNVKVSFTLAAVPMDRWNTPGGLPAAGLNVVKSALTAGVKINKVNLMTMDFGSYYSGGRTMADASISAVEETFKQLKALLPTKTDAEVYKMLGATPMIGQNDIASEIFTLQDARDLTTWARGKGLGLVSFWAIQRDQPCKNGAGLAICSMQNTAPYQYHNIFKGVL; from the coding sequence GTGAACCACCCCGCCAGACCATCCACCTTCAAACACTTCAGATCTGTCTCTTTGTTGCTCCTGACCCTCGGGCTTGCTGCGTGCAGCCAGAGTGAGTTGCAAAGCCAAGTTCCCAGCGCTGTATTGAACAAACAGGCCACAGGACTGACCGCGATGTTCAGCACCAGCAGCACGTGGGATGGAGGGTTCAACGGACTGATCACCCTCACTAACAACACCACCAGTGCCGTAAGCACATGGACCCTGAACTTCAAATTCAACGGCAACGCAGGCCTCTCTGGCACCCCCTGGGGAGCAGGTGGGAATGCGGTGAAGAATGCCGATGGAAGCTACACCATTACTCCGAACAGTTGGGGCGGAAACAACATCCCTGCTGGAGGCAGCGTCACGGTGTCTTACTCTGGCACCGGAACCTTCAGTGGCGTGACCGCATGCACCATCAACAACCAGAGCTGCTCTGGTGGCACGGTGACAGACACCACTGCTCCGACAGCAAGTTTGACGGCCTCTCCCAGCACCCTGACTGCGGCTGGCAGCGTGACCCTGAATGCGACAGCGACCGACAATGTGGGCGTCACCAAAGTCGAGTTTTACCGCAATGGAACCCTGATCAACACCGACACCACAGCGCCCTACAGCCATGCGGACGCTTTTTCCAGCAGTGCTCAAAATGGATCCTACAGCTACACTGCAAAATCGTATGATGCTGCTGGGAACACCAAAACCAGTGCTGCGGTGACCGCCACAGTGAACATCCCCGGCTCTGGAGACACCACTGCTCCCACGGTTTCTGCCACGGTCAGTCCAGCTTCTCTGACCGCTGCGGGTTCGGTGAAAGTGACTGCGAATGCCACGGACAACGTGGGCGTGACCAAAGTGGAATTCTACAAAGGGACCACTCTGGTGGGCACCGACACCACCGCTCCTTACGAGTACAGTGAATCTTTCTCCAGCAGTGCCCAGAACGGCAGCTACAGCTATACGGCAAAAGCCTTTGACGCGGCAGGAAACAATGCCACCAGTGCTGCCACCACAGTGACCGTCAATCTTCCCACTGGACCTGTTGCAGGCACAGAATATGCGCCTTACTTCTACACATGGGGATGGGGCAACACCACCGATTACCTGTTCGGTTCTCTGGCAGACATGAAAACCAAAACGGGACTGAACGGTGCCACTCTGGCGTTCGTGATTGCCCCTTACGGTTCTTGCTCGATCACCACCGATGGCTCCGTGAACCGCATCGAAGGGGACATGAAAAACGACATTGCCGCCTTCAAAGCCTCTGGAGGACAGCTCAAAGTGTCTTTTGGAGGGGCCAACGGCACCTATCTGGAAAGCGATGTGGCCTGCAAAACCGTGGACCAGTTGTACGCTGCACTGAAAGGTTTTGTGGACCGCACCGGCCTCACCGATCTGGACTTCGATGTCGAACAGGCCGCTGAAATGACCGATGCCATCAACAGCAAACGGGCACAGGCTCTGGCACGACTCCAGGCTTCCAATCCCAATGTGAAGGTGTCTTTCACACTGGCCGCCGTCCCGATGGACCGCTGGAACACCCCCGGAGGTTTGCCTGCAGCAGGCCTGAATGTGGTCAAATCGGCCCTTACAGCAGGGGTCAAGATCAACAAGGTCAACCTGATGACCATGGACTTCGGCAGTTACTACTCCGGCGGACGCACCATGGCCGATGCCAGCATCTCTGCGGTAGAGGAGACCTTCAAGCAACTCAAAGCTTTGCTGCCCACCAAGACCGACGCAGAAGTGTACAAAATGCTCGGGGCCACCCCCATGATCGGGCAAAACGACATTGCCTCGGAAATCTTCACCCTGCAAGATGCCAGAGACCTGACCACCTGGGCCAGAGGAAAAGGCCTTGGACTGGTGTCATTCTGGGCCATCCAGAGGGACCAGCCCTGCAAAAACGGCGCTGGCCTCGCCATTTGCAGCATGCAAAACACCGCGCCCTACCAGTACCACAACATTTTCAAGGGCGTTCTGTAA
- the sufD gene encoding Fe-S cluster assembly protein SufD, with protein sequence MTQILNRTGEPEWLSQKRVEAFGLFETLSVPNRKVEAWKYTDVSYIDLGSLKPAQVVQPVSSAEELPELVKARLSSTDVAGYLVFNGPDVVYKHVPEELAAKGVIFTDLKSALQSHPELVQKHLYSIVPAEVPDDTTIAAPGTTPSKSPDPSEGKFSALNAAVWTNGAFVYVPRGVEVDLPLGSFRVMEESGAYTATRTLVVAEANSKVTFIDEQDSHELSDAYAFGAVELIVRQGANLRYVSVQNWGRGVTHIQRQRGDVDRDATLNSLVVTMGADLSRTEMQSYLRGQGSSSEMLGLYFASEDQHFDHYTLQHHAAPHAHSDLLYKGVNSHESRGVFSGMIKVDLGAQKTDAYQKHRTLMLSSEARNDSIPQLEINANDVRCSHGSTTGPVDQEQLFYLLSRGIPRASAEKMLVTAFLEDVLSRLPLENVVKYIEGIIAEKVGAV encoded by the coding sequence ATGACCCAGATTTTGAACCGAACCGGTGAGCCCGAGTGGCTTTCACAAAAACGCGTTGAGGCTTTTGGCCTTTTTGAAACCCTGTCCGTGCCCAACCGCAAGGTGGAAGCATGGAAGTACACCGATGTGTCCTACATCGATCTGGGCAGCCTCAAGCCTGCTCAGGTGGTGCAGCCTGTCAGCAGCGCTGAAGAACTGCCTGAACTGGTCAAAGCCCGTCTGTCCAGCACCGACGTGGCTGGCTACCTGGTGTTCAATGGTCCCGATGTGGTCTACAAGCACGTTCCAGAGGAACTGGCTGCCAAAGGGGTGATCTTCACCGACCTGAAGAGCGCCCTGCAAAGCCACCCTGAACTGGTGCAAAAACACCTGTACAGCATCGTGCCTGCCGAAGTGCCCGACGACACCACCATTGCTGCCCCCGGCACCACCCCCAGCAAATCCCCCGATCCCTCCGAAGGCAAGTTCAGTGCCCTGAACGCTGCCGTCTGGACCAACGGTGCTTTTGTGTACGTGCCCCGTGGCGTGGAAGTGGACCTCCCTCTGGGTTCTTTCCGCGTGATGGAGGAGAGCGGAGCCTACACCGCCACCCGCACTCTGGTTGTTGCAGAGGCCAACTCCAAAGTCACCTTCATTGACGAGCAGGACAGCCATGAACTTTCCGATGCTTACGCTTTCGGTGCTGTCGAACTGATCGTGCGTCAGGGGGCCAACCTGCGTTACGTGAGCGTTCAGAACTGGGGCAGAGGGGTCACCCACATCCAGCGTCAGCGTGGCGATGTGGACCGTGACGCCACCCTCAACAGCCTTGTGGTGACCATGGGTGCAGACCTCTCCAGAACCGAAATGCAGTCCTACCTGCGTGGTCAGGGCTCCAGCAGTGAAATGCTGGGTCTGTACTTCGCTTCCGAAGACCAGCACTTTGACCACTACACCCTGCAACACCATGCTGCTCCCCACGCCCACTCTGACCTGCTGTACAAAGGCGTGAACAGCCACGAGTCCAGAGGGGTGTTCAGCGGCATGATCAAGGTGGATCTGGGTGCCCAGAAAACCGATGCTTACCAGAAGCACCGCACCCTGATGCTGTCCAGCGAAGCCCGCAACGACAGCATCCCCCAGCTGGAAATCAATGCCAACGATGTGCGTTGCTCCCACGGTTCCACCACCGGACCTGTGGATCAGGAGCAGCTTTTCTACCTGCTTTCCCGTGGCATTCCCCGTGCCAGTGCTGAGAAAATGCTGGTGACGGCATTCCTTGAAGATGTGCTGTCCCGTTTGCCTCTGGAGAACGTGGTGAAATACATCGAGGGCATCATTGCCGAAAAAGTGGGCGCAGTTTAA
- a CDS encoding glycosyl hydrolase family 18 protein, with product MKKSFLITSLLLMGAVTFVGCSSDTTPVQSAKFTQQATGLTATFSTSSAWDGGFNGLITLTNNTTSAVSTWTLNFKFNGNAGLSGTPWGAGGNAVKNADGSYTITPNSWGGNNIPAGGSVTVSYSGTGAFSGVTACTINNQSCSGGTVTDTTAPTASLTASPSTLTAAGSVTLSATATDNVGVTKVEFYRGTTLLGTDTTAPYSLSDSFTSSTQNGSYSYTAKAFDAAGNTKTSAAASVTVNISGTGGDTTKPTVSASATPSNLTAAGSVKVTANATDNVGVTKVEFYKGTALVGTDTTAPYEYSESFTSSAQNGSYSYTAKAFDAAGNNATSAATTVTVNLPTTPPPTGLKRVAYFAQWGIYGRGYLPKNIDTSGTAATLTHINYAFGNVYAQPDGTYKCGIVTRAESGNQDGGDGWADYQKGFSAAESVDGVADVWDQKLKGNFNQLKKLKTKYPNMKVLISLGGWTWSKWFSNASSTDALRKTLVSSCIDLYIKGNLPLDPGSATGGAGVGAGVFDGIDIDWEYPGGGGLPTNTVSAADKQNFTLLLKEFRTQLDALTASTGKKYELTIAAPGGVDKLANQEPNLYKDYLDFINIMTYDFRGAWDATGPTNFHSNLYPNPNDPGTGVVKNYSVDTIVNAFLTAGVPANKLVIGIPFYGRGWTGVTNTNNGLYQRATGAARGTYEAGIEDYKVLKNFAGTKYRDPVTKQMWVFDGTTFWSYDDEQVILEKTNYIKAKGLGGSMVWSLDGDDANATLAKAIYNGLK from the coding sequence GTGAAGAAGTCATTTCTCATCACCAGTCTTCTGCTCATGGGTGCCGTCACATTTGTGGGCTGCTCCAGTGACACCACCCCCGTCCAGAGTGCCAAATTCACCCAGCAAGCCACAGGACTGACCGCGACGTTCAGCACCAGCAGTGCATGGGACGGAGGGTTCAACGGACTGATCACCCTCACCAACAACACCACCAGTGCCGTAAGCACATGGACCCTCAACTTCAAGTTCAATGGCAACGCCGGCCTCTCTGGCACCCCCTGGGGCGCAGGTGGGAATGCGGTGAAGAATGCGGATGGAAGCTACACCATCACCCCGAACAGTTGGGGCGGAAACAACATCCCCGCTGGGGGCAGCGTCACGGTGTCTTACTCTGGCACCGGAGCCTTCAGTGGCGTGACCGCATGCACCATCAACAACCAGAGCTGCTCTGGTGGCACGGTGACAGACACCACTGCTCCTACAGCAAGTTTGACGGCCTCTCCCAGCACCCTGACTGCGGCTGGCAGCGTGACCCTGAGCGCAACGGCCACCGACAATGTGGGTGTCACCAAAGTCGAGTTTTACCGAGGCACCACCTTGCTGGGCACAGACACCACCGCCCCTTACAGCCTGAGCGACAGTTTCACCAGCAGCACCCAGAACGGCAGCTACAGCTACACCGCCAAAGCTTTTGACGCTGCTGGAAACACCAAAACCAGCGCTGCTGCCAGCGTCACCGTCAACATCTCTGGCACCGGAGGAGACACCACCAAACCCACCGTGAGTGCATCTGCCACCCCGAGCAACCTGACCGCTGCGGGTTCGGTGAAAGTGACCGCGAATGCCACGGACAACGTGGGCGTGACCAAAGTGGAATTCTACAAAGGGACGGCTCTGGTGGGCACGGACACCACCGCTCCCTACGAGTACAGCGAGTCTTTCACCAGCAGTGCCCAGAACGGCAGCTACAGCTATACGGCAAAAGCCTTTGACGCTGCAGGAAACAATGCCACCAGTGCTGCCACCACAGTGACCGTCAACCTGCCCACCACCCCACCTCCAACCGGCTTGAAGCGTGTGGCTTACTTTGCCCAGTGGGGCATTTATGGCCGGGGTTACCTGCCCAAAAACATCGACACCAGTGGCACGGCTGCCACCCTCACCCACATCAACTACGCATTCGGCAACGTTTATGCACAACCAGATGGCACCTACAAGTGCGGCATCGTGACCCGAGCCGAATCTGGCAATCAGGATGGGGGAGACGGCTGGGCCGACTACCAGAAAGGCTTCAGTGCTGCTGAATCCGTGGATGGTGTGGCCGACGTTTGGGACCAGAAACTCAAAGGCAACTTCAACCAGCTGAAGAAACTCAAAACCAAATACCCCAACATGAAAGTGCTGATTTCTCTGGGCGGATGGACCTGGAGCAAGTGGTTCTCCAATGCCTCCAGCACCGATGCCCTGCGCAAAACCCTCGTTTCAAGCTGCATCGACCTGTACATCAAAGGCAACCTGCCTCTGGATCCCGGCTCTGCCACAGGTGGAGCAGGAGTGGGTGCTGGCGTGTTTGACGGCATCGACATCGATTGGGAATACCCCGGTGGTGGCGGATTGCCCACCAACACGGTCAGCGCAGCCGACAAGCAGAATTTCACCTTGCTGCTCAAAGAATTCCGCACCCAGCTCGACGCCCTGACCGCCAGCACCGGCAAGAAGTACGAACTGACCATTGCTGCGCCCGGTGGTGTGGACAAACTGGCCAATCAAGAGCCCAACCTGTACAAAGACTACCTCGATTTCATCAACATCATGACCTACGATTTCCGGGGTGCCTGGGATGCCACCGGACCCACCAACTTCCACAGCAACCTTTACCCCAACCCCAACGATCCCGGCACCGGAGTGGTCAAGAACTACAGCGTGGACACCATCGTGAACGCCTTCCTGACCGCAGGTGTGCCTGCCAACAAACTGGTGATCGGCATTCCCTTCTACGGACGTGGATGGACCGGTGTGACCAACACCAACAACGGTCTGTACCAGAGGGCCACCGGAGCCGCACGTGGCACCTATGAAGCGGGCATCGAAGACTACAAAGTGCTGAAGAACTTCGCAGGCACCAAGTACCGCGATCCCGTCACCAAGCAAATGTGGGTTTTCGATGGCACCACCTTCTGGAGCTACGACGATGAGCAGGTCATCCTTGAGAAAACCAACTACATCAAAGCCAAAGGACTGGGCGGCAGCATGGTCTGGTCTCTGGACGGCGACGATGCCAACGCCACCCTTGCCAAAGCCATCTACAACGGACTGAAGTAA